In Nitrospirota bacterium, a single window of DNA contains:
- a CDS encoding 2-oxoisovalerate dehydrogenase, which produces MSEIIFIVEKSIEGGFCAHALNYSIITEANDLAELKINIKDAIQCHFDNEGEVPKVIRLHMVIEEVFSYA; this is translated from the coding sequence ATGAGTGAGATTATCTTTATAGTTGAGAAGAGTATAGAAGGCGGCTTTTGTGCTCATGCACTCAATTACTCTATAATCACAGAGGCCAATGATCTGGCTGAACTGAAAATAAACATTAAGGATGCTATTCAATGCCATTTTGACAACGAAGGGGAGGTACCAAAAGTAATCAGGCTTCATATGGTTATAGAGGAAGTATTTTCTTATGCCTAA